The proteins below are encoded in one region of Planctopirus limnophila DSM 3776:
- a CDS encoding leucine-rich repeat domain-containing protein, which yields MAMRPEVQSLAVVARMGFLGLLTTFIWSNPFISIGAEGTPATTVKPVTYTEAHKQVIAQVKSKGGQVLALAQTDARLDVSFHLSDQPVTDEQLALLPGLPEVAILNLRGTKITDAGLVHVGTLKNLLKLHLEKTAITDAGLAHLSGLEKLEYLNLYGTKVTGAGVKGLAKLPKLQRLYLWQTEVSDADLQELQVSRPELKIIKDLKTPPTTPAPEEPKK from the coding sequence ATGGCTATGCGTCCTGAAGTTCAAAGCCTTGCGGTGGTCGCTCGTATGGGATTCCTGGGTCTATTGACCACGTTCATCTGGTCCAACCCTTTCATCTCCATTGGGGCTGAGGGAACTCCTGCGACAACCGTAAAGCCAGTCACCTACACAGAGGCTCATAAGCAGGTGATCGCTCAGGTGAAATCAAAGGGGGGCCAGGTGCTGGCACTCGCTCAGACGGATGCCCGGCTGGATGTCAGTTTTCACCTCTCAGATCAACCCGTCACCGATGAGCAGTTGGCATTACTCCCAGGCTTACCCGAAGTCGCGATTCTGAATCTCCGTGGAACCAAAATTACCGATGCCGGTCTCGTGCATGTCGGTACGCTCAAAAACCTGCTGAAACTTCATCTGGAAAAGACGGCGATCACTGATGCCGGACTGGCCCATCTTTCTGGGCTCGAAAAGCTCGAGTATCTGAATCTCTACGGAACAAAGGTGACAGGTGCCGGGGTGAAGGGGTTAGCAAAACTTCCGAAGTTACAAAGGCTCTATTTGTGGCAGACAGAAGTCTCCGATGCTGATCTTCAAGAGCTTCAAGTCAGCAGGCCTGAGCTGAAAATCATCAAGGATCTCAAGACTCCACCAACCACTCCGGCCCCGGAAGAACCCAAAAAGTAG
- the odhB gene encoding 2-oxoglutarate dehydrogenase complex dihydrolipoyllysine-residue succinyltransferase encodes MPVEVKVPSFGDSIVEVVIGQWFKKVGEAISPDDELVEVESEKSTLPIVATHGGVLQEILAQPGETVAVGAVVARLADAGAVVSAPAAPPAASASTPPATNGTGPAPSATTSETIVMPAAARALAEKGLSAADVTASGPGGRLLKEDVLRHSGTPAPVPAPAAPKPAPAPAPSTIVTTTTAPAGERVVRRQPLTTIRKRIAQRLVEAQHNAALLTTFNEIDMSAAMALRKEYQDKFVEKYGIKLGFMSFFVKATINALLAYPAINAEIQGGDIVMHDYVDMGIAVGGGKGLVVPVIRSAEKLSFAEIEMSINKLAKRAMENSLKPQDLEGGTFTISNGGVYGSLLSTPIVNPPQSGVLGMHSIQERAMVVNGQIVARPMMYVALTYDHRIVDGKEAVSFLKRIKECVESPLRLMLEV; translated from the coding sequence ATGCCGGTCGAAGTGAAGGTTCCCAGTTTCGGCGACTCCATTGTGGAAGTCGTCATTGGTCAGTGGTTCAAAAAAGTGGGTGAAGCGATTTCGCCCGATGATGAACTGGTCGAGGTCGAAAGTGAAAAATCGACACTCCCCATTGTGGCCACTCATGGTGGTGTGCTTCAGGAAATTCTGGCTCAGCCTGGCGAAACGGTCGCCGTTGGGGCCGTTGTCGCGCGACTGGCCGATGCCGGTGCTGTCGTCAGCGCACCTGCTGCTCCTCCAGCCGCTTCCGCCAGCACCCCACCTGCCACCAATGGCACCGGGCCTGCTCCTTCGGCAACAACCAGTGAAACGATTGTGATGCCAGCCGCAGCCCGGGCACTGGCCGAAAAAGGTCTCTCTGCTGCCGATGTCACTGCCAGTGGACCCGGTGGTCGCCTGCTTAAGGAAGACGTCCTGCGGCACAGCGGTACCCCTGCACCAGTTCCAGCACCTGCTGCTCCTAAACCAGCACCTGCACCCGCACCATCCACAATTGTCACGACAACCACTGCACCTGCCGGTGAAAGAGTGGTGCGTCGCCAGCCGCTCACCACCATTCGCAAACGTATTGCCCAACGACTGGTCGAGGCTCAGCACAATGCCGCCTTGCTGACGACGTTCAATGAAATTGATATGTCCGCAGCTATGGCTCTGCGCAAAGAATACCAGGACAAATTCGTCGAGAAATACGGCATCAAGCTGGGCTTCATGTCGTTCTTCGTGAAAGCCACCATCAACGCTCTGCTCGCTTATCCGGCGATCAATGCCGAGATTCAGGGTGGCGATATCGTCATGCACGATTATGTCGATATGGGTATTGCCGTCGGTGGCGGTAAAGGGCTTGTCGTGCCTGTCATTCGCAGTGCCGAAAAGCTCTCCTTTGCCGAGATCGAAATGTCGATCAACAAACTCGCCAAACGAGCCATGGAGAATTCTCTGAAGCCTCAAGATCTCGAAGGCGGGACATTCACCATCTCCAATGGTGGCGTTTACGGCTCATTGCTCTCGACTCCGATTGTCAATCCCCCACAAAGTGGTGTCCTCGGGATGCACTCGATTCAGGAACGGGCGATGGTCGTCAACGGGCAAATTGTGGCTCGTCCCATGATGTACGTCGCGCTCACTTATGATCATCGGATTGTCGATGGCAAAGAAGCCGTCAGCTTCCTCAAGCGAATTAAGGAATGTGTCGAGTCTCCACTCCGGCTGATGCTCGAAGTTTAG
- a CDS encoding 2-oxoglutarate dehydrogenase E1 component: protein MVRELENVASSSPSYVESLYQEYVKSPENVDVAWREYFRQIAEVARQAPHQEAQFFRPPTMGDSNVVSPVELEAAILQERVDRLIRNYRAMGHYAAIIDPLGQPREPVPELDPASCDFSPSDLDRQFSTVSSSGPNVRTLREILQWLRNTYCRSIGAQFMHIDNVKVREWLQDRMESSENRISLTADQQKRILKRLSDAVVFEDFILRKFQGAKSFSLEGGETLIPLLELAINKSASQGVEEIILGMAHRGRLNVLASIMGKPARAIFREFADLDPQLHLGRGDVKYHLGYSNDYTTADGKKVHLSLCFNPSHLEFVNTVALGRVRAKQDRRQDVERRKSMALLIHGDAAFAGEGITQEMLNLSELESTRTGGTVHVIVNNQIGFTTPPHQGRSTAYATDVAKMLQIPIFHVNGEDPEAVAQVVELAMDFRCEFQRDVVIDMYCYRLRGHNEQDEPRFTNPGMYKAIDRRQPMRVTYSNHLTKLGGVTQQEADELVSQHKSQLESEYQVATASDYQHRWEQPNQLWKTYRGGNEDIAHDVPTGVPVDRLKQLLEIQTHLPDGFKPHPKIQNILDQRRAISRGEKPVDWGAAEILAYASLLTEKHPVRLHGQDCERGTFAHRHAVVHDIETGAKYVPLQHLTVEQARFQVYNSALSETGVLGFDYGFSLDCPDGLTIWEAQFGDFVNVAQVIIDQFITSAEDKWNRYSGLTMLLPHGFEGAGPEHSSARLERFLEACAEDNIQVCYPTTAAQMFHMLRRQVLRHWRKPLVVMTPKYYLRSPQVAATLDDLANGSFQRIYPDVLTTRPDSAVQRILMCTGKIYHELAQRRQELGRSEVAIIRVEQLYPLPTAELQQQLSRYAPQTPVTWVQEEPENMGAWRFILAQWGLNVLSQHQLRCVSRPASASPATGSKKSHEIEQERVLSEAFGQ, encoded by the coding sequence ATGGTTCGCGAACTCGAAAACGTGGCCAGTTCCAGTCCCTCGTATGTCGAATCGCTCTATCAGGAGTACGTGAAATCTCCTGAGAATGTGGATGTTGCCTGGCGTGAATATTTCCGCCAGATTGCGGAGGTCGCCCGCCAGGCTCCTCATCAGGAAGCTCAGTTCTTCCGTCCACCCACCATGGGCGATTCGAATGTCGTCTCGCCGGTGGAACTTGAAGCTGCGATTTTACAGGAGCGGGTGGATCGCCTGATCCGCAACTACCGGGCTATGGGTCACTATGCGGCCATTATCGATCCGCTGGGCCAGCCGCGCGAGCCAGTCCCGGAACTCGACCCTGCTTCCTGCGATTTCAGCCCCAGCGATCTTGACCGCCAGTTTTCGACAGTCAGTTCCAGCGGCCCCAACGTTCGTACTCTCCGTGAAATTCTCCAGTGGCTGCGAAATACCTATTGCCGGTCGATTGGTGCACAGTTCATGCACATCGATAACGTCAAGGTTCGCGAGTGGCTGCAGGATCGGATGGAAAGCAGCGAGAACCGCATTTCTCTGACAGCTGATCAACAAAAACGAATCCTCAAGCGATTGAGCGACGCGGTCGTCTTTGAAGACTTCATTCTCCGAAAGTTCCAGGGCGCCAAGAGTTTCTCTCTGGAAGGGGGCGAAACGCTCATTCCGCTGCTTGAACTGGCCATTAACAAATCCGCCTCGCAGGGCGTCGAAGAAATCATTCTCGGTATGGCGCATCGTGGCCGCCTGAATGTCCTGGCCAGCATCATGGGCAAACCAGCCCGGGCGATCTTCCGTGAATTTGCCGATCTCGACCCACAATTGCATCTGGGCCGAGGCGACGTCAAATATCACCTGGGCTACAGCAACGATTACACCACTGCGGATGGCAAGAAAGTCCACCTCTCGCTCTGCTTTAACCCCAGCCACCTCGAGTTTGTCAATACCGTGGCACTGGGCCGCGTCCGGGCCAAGCAGGATCGTCGGCAAGATGTCGAACGCCGCAAATCGATGGCACTGCTGATTCATGGTGATGCAGCCTTTGCCGGTGAAGGCATCACTCAGGAAATGCTCAACCTCAGTGAGCTCGAATCCACCCGCACAGGGGGCACTGTGCATGTGATTGTCAACAACCAGATTGGCTTTACCACACCGCCGCATCAGGGGCGTTCGACAGCCTATGCCACCGATGTCGCGAAAATGCTGCAGATCCCGATCTTCCATGTAAATGGTGAAGATCCCGAAGCGGTCGCTCAAGTGGTTGAACTCGCCATGGATTTCCGCTGTGAATTCCAGCGAGATGTCGTCATCGACATGTATTGCTATCGTTTGCGCGGTCACAACGAACAGGATGAACCCCGCTTTACCAACCCGGGCATGTATAAAGCGATTGACCGTCGCCAGCCCATGCGAGTCACTTATTCCAATCACCTCACGAAACTGGGAGGTGTTACTCAGCAGGAAGCGGACGAACTCGTCTCGCAGCACAAGAGTCAGCTTGAATCCGAGTATCAGGTCGCGACAGCCTCTGATTACCAGCATCGCTGGGAACAGCCAAACCAGCTTTGGAAAACCTATCGTGGTGGCAATGAAGACATTGCCCACGATGTCCCGACAGGTGTTCCAGTCGATCGGCTCAAGCAGCTTCTGGAAATCCAGACGCATCTGCCCGATGGTTTCAAACCCCATCCGAAAATTCAGAACATTCTCGATCAAAGGCGAGCCATTTCCCGCGGCGAAAAGCCTGTGGACTGGGGTGCTGCCGAAATCCTGGCTTACGCTTCATTGCTGACAGAAAAGCATCCTGTGCGTTTACATGGGCAGGATTGCGAACGAGGCACCTTTGCTCACCGCCACGCCGTGGTTCACGATATCGAAACGGGCGCCAAATACGTTCCACTGCAGCATCTGACGGTCGAACAGGCTCGTTTCCAGGTCTATAACAGCGCACTTTCAGAAACAGGCGTGCTGGGCTTTGATTATGGCTTCAGCCTCGACTGCCCTGATGGGTTAACGATCTGGGAAGCCCAGTTTGGCGACTTTGTGAACGTGGCTCAGGTGATTATCGATCAGTTCATCACCAGTGCCGAAGACAAGTGGAACCGTTACAGCGGTCTGACCATGCTCTTGCCGCATGGGTTTGAAGGGGCCGGCCCCGAACACTCCAGTGCTCGCCTCGAACGATTCCTCGAAGCCTGTGCCGAAGACAACATTCAGGTCTGCTACCCGACCACGGCCGCTCAGATGTTCCACATGCTGCGCCGGCAGGTTTTGCGACATTGGCGCAAGCCACTTGTCGTGATGACTCCCAAGTATTACCTCCGCTCGCCTCAGGTCGCCGCCACACTCGACGATCTGGCCAACGGATCGTTCCAGAGAATCTACCCGGATGTCCTCACCACGAGGCCTGATTCCGCAGTCCAGCGGATTCTCATGTGTACGGGCAAAATCTATCACGAACTCGCCCAGCGTCGACAAGAACTTGGCCGCTCGGAAGTCGCCATTATTCGTGTCGAACAGCTTTATCCTTTGCCCACAGCGGAGCTTCAGCAGCAACTGAGCCGCTATGCACCACAGACGCCGGTGACATGGGTGCAGGAAGAACCAGAGAATATGGGGGCCTGGCGATTCATTCTGGCTCAATGGGGGCTCAACGTCTTGTCGCAACATCAGTTGCGCTGTGTCAGCCGGCCCGCATCCGCCAGCCCTGCCACAGGTTCCAAGAAGAGTCATGAAATTGAGCAGGAACGAGTTCTTTCAGAAGCGTTTGGCCAATAA
- a CDS encoding ComEC/Rec2 family competence protein — MVEQRSFRVLATVLAMAALLWLPRNSVLADEKNGELDIYFIDVEGGAATLLVTPAGESILLDSGYPDYGGRDLNRIVRVVKEVAGRTRIDKAIVSHWHLDHYGNHAALVSKVPVTAFYDRGIPEDLAEDKGFPERIALYRAASQNKSTALSPGDKLLLKNAKSGQGAPQLTAEVITSSGKTIPNEGPANPFVSEHVAKPEDTSDNARSLSLLFKLGDFAFLTCGDLTWNTEHRLMSPNNPIGQVDLFMVTHHGLDVSNNPVLVKAIEPVATVTCNGPTKGGMLPVLKTLETVPTLKAQFQLHRNIKLGDDVQPPPHRIANSSDTADCKGHYIKASVSPDGKQFRIQVEGQQPEMFKTLLPK; from the coding sequence ATGGTTGAACAACGGAGTTTTCGTGTTCTGGCGACAGTGCTGGCGATGGCTGCCTTGTTGTGGCTGCCGAGGAACAGTGTTTTGGCAGATGAGAAAAATGGTGAACTCGACATTTATTTCATTGATGTCGAGGGGGGAGCTGCCACGCTGCTGGTGACACCCGCGGGGGAATCGATTCTCCTCGATTCGGGCTATCCTGATTACGGCGGCCGGGATTTAAATCGCATTGTGCGCGTGGTGAAAGAGGTCGCTGGTCGAACTCGAATCGACAAAGCGATCGTCTCTCACTGGCATCTGGATCATTACGGCAATCATGCGGCACTCGTCAGCAAAGTTCCCGTTACGGCCTTTTATGACCGGGGAATTCCGGAAGATCTTGCGGAAGACAAAGGGTTTCCCGAGAGAATCGCCTTGTACCGAGCGGCCTCACAGAACAAGTCGACAGCCCTTTCCCCCGGAGACAAACTGCTACTGAAAAATGCTAAATCAGGTCAAGGTGCCCCGCAACTCACAGCCGAGGTGATCACATCGAGTGGGAAAACCATTCCGAACGAAGGGCCGGCCAACCCGTTTGTCAGTGAGCACGTCGCGAAACCTGAGGACACTTCCGACAATGCCCGCAGTTTGAGTCTGCTCTTCAAACTGGGGGATTTCGCCTTTCTGACCTGTGGTGACCTGACGTGGAACACCGAACATCGGTTGATGTCGCCTAATAACCCGATTGGTCAGGTCGATCTCTTTATGGTGACTCACCATGGCCTTGATGTCAGTAACAATCCAGTGCTGGTCAAAGCGATTGAACCGGTCGCCACTGTCACCTGCAACGGCCCCACCAAAGGGGGCATGCTACCGGTTCTGAAGACACTTGAGACGGTCCCGACTCTCAAGGCTCAGTTTCAGTTGCATCGGAACATCAAGCTGGGAGATGACGTCCAGCCACCGCCGCACCGGATTGCTAATTCCAGCGATACTGCTGATTGCAAAGGGCATTACATCAAGGCGTCGGTCTCTCCCGATGGCAAGCAATTTCGTATTCAGGTCGAAGGCCAGCAGCCGGAAATGTTTAAGACCCTCTTGCCCAAATGA
- a CDS encoding PilZ domain-containing protein, with amino-acid sequence MSAYASTTTDRQARTWERMMKWLERMAERDQQLYGAVRQFERKSFHANVIVCVLTPDDPIAGPNHPSARTAVAFNISQGGVGLISSEAFDSSSLQIGLRLPDGNYRWKEGRVVRVREIPGESFVEYGVSFRKTTESAS; translated from the coding sequence ATGAGTGCCTATGCTTCAACCACCACTGACCGCCAGGCTCGGACGTGGGAACGCATGATGAAGTGGCTGGAACGCATGGCTGAACGCGACCAGCAACTGTATGGCGCCGTTCGCCAGTTTGAGCGAAAAAGTTTTCATGCCAACGTGATTGTCTGTGTGTTGACTCCGGATGATCCCATTGCCGGGCCGAATCATCCTTCAGCCCGCACGGCTGTCGCCTTCAACATTTCTCAAGGTGGCGTGGGTTTGATCTCTTCGGAAGCCTTCGACAGCTCATCCCTGCAGATTGGCTTGCGACTTCCTGATGGTAATTATCGCTGGAAAGAAGGCCGCGTCGTGCGTGTCCGCGAGATTCCTGGTGAATCGTTTGTCGAATATGGCGTTTCCTTCCGGAAAACTACCGAATCTGCCAGCTAA
- a CDS encoding Hsp70 family protein has translation MTTLSPASPSATGSRFVVGIDLGTTNCALAFIDTQTSPETVQILSTPQLVAPGVIEKRETLPSFHYEFAPGEVAAADLKLPWAQPPGDRPQLSAVGVLAREQGGLNPQRLISSAKSWLCHHAVDRTAAILPWQGDDELHKLSPVAASSRYLEHYRLAWETQWPDDPLADQQIVITLPASFDEIARELTIKAAREAGLPRVTFIEEPQAAFYAWIERHRVDWESRVQPGQKILVIDVGGGTTDFTLIRVQKRTDGLCEFHRVAVGQHLILGGDNLDLALAHFVEQKYNLEDKLSHREFSSLIRKCRVLKETLLGPNPPESAKVILAGSGSKLLSSSRQYEVTREEIQTCLVDGFFPVCELKDRPAAHPMGFREFGLAYAPDAAITRYLAQFLEQHRATLSELEQRANATLPHQTSLSADPACPDLILFNGGVFESTVLKDRVLHTLRHWFCQGLSSSQAAEKIQELDHGRLDLAVARGAAYFGMVKRGLGVKIVAGLARSYYLQLGGKTNEALCVLPAGIEPGAEVDLQDQRFWLLLSQPVEFPLWCSSTRLTDRAGTLIPIDREQLTPLPPIRTVLKSRRETEASRIPAQLSARLTELGTLDLSCRECDGTRSWNLAVDVRSATHTELAAHQGQGEQAGVFEDQLQQQAMKLIENTFRPTDEPLLPRELMPRLSEALEAPRDSWSPVLLRSLWTTLMDVAAQRSRSAAHEARWLNLVGFCLRPGYGVAIDDWRVAETWKAISGKLTHADPQVRAEVLVLWRRISGGLNAGIQQAIAAPYISMVKTALKRGLDHRKSANKSGPTSHELSEMMRMFGAFEELSKTTRSELAGLAEVSLQQKNSPITMDAAIWSLGRFGQRTPVYGSLDHVLSPERVESMLAALMTCGGPIGLVGLSLAQIARRTHDRYRDLPQALREEVVQWLNQHPETEDLAKLVKEGGEFTQESAGQLLGDQLPPGLSLMS, from the coding sequence GTGACGACGCTATCGCCAGCTTCTCCATCTGCCACCGGGTCCCGATTTGTTGTCGGGATTGACCTGGGTACGACGAATTGCGCGTTGGCATTCATCGACACCCAGACCTCACCAGAGACAGTGCAGATCCTGTCAACTCCACAACTGGTCGCCCCGGGCGTCATCGAGAAGCGGGAAACTTTACCTTCGTTTCATTATGAATTTGCCCCTGGCGAAGTGGCTGCCGCCGATCTGAAGCTCCCCTGGGCACAACCCCCAGGCGATCGGCCTCAGCTATCTGCGGTCGGTGTTCTCGCCCGCGAGCAAGGCGGCTTGAATCCGCAGCGTCTCATTTCCTCAGCCAAGAGCTGGCTTTGCCATCATGCGGTTGATCGAACAGCTGCTATTCTTCCGTGGCAAGGTGATGACGAACTTCACAAGCTTTCGCCAGTGGCCGCCAGCAGCAGGTATCTGGAGCATTACCGTCTGGCCTGGGAGACTCAATGGCCCGATGATCCTCTGGCTGATCAGCAGATCGTTATTACCCTGCCCGCTTCATTTGATGAGATCGCTCGCGAACTCACCATCAAAGCAGCTCGCGAAGCGGGCTTACCCCGGGTGACATTTATTGAGGAGCCACAAGCCGCCTTTTACGCCTGGATTGAACGCCATCGAGTGGACTGGGAAAGCCGCGTCCAACCTGGACAGAAGATTCTGGTCATCGATGTCGGTGGAGGAACCACAGACTTCACTTTGATTCGAGTTCAAAAACGAACCGATGGTTTGTGCGAGTTCCATCGCGTGGCAGTTGGTCAGCACCTGATCCTGGGTGGAGATAATCTCGACCTGGCACTGGCCCATTTTGTCGAGCAGAAATACAACCTCGAAGACAAGCTTTCCCATCGCGAATTCTCTTCCTTAATTCGCAAATGCCGAGTGCTCAAAGAAACTTTACTCGGCCCGAATCCCCCTGAATCTGCCAAGGTGATTCTCGCGGGCAGTGGCTCGAAACTCCTTTCTTCAAGCAGGCAATACGAAGTCACCCGCGAAGAAATCCAGACTTGCCTGGTCGACGGTTTCTTCCCTGTTTGTGAACTGAAAGATCGCCCCGCTGCGCACCCCATGGGCTTTCGAGAATTTGGTCTGGCTTACGCCCCCGATGCGGCCATCACCAGATATCTGGCCCAGTTTCTCGAACAGCACCGCGCCACTTTGAGTGAACTTGAGCAGCGAGCGAACGCCACACTACCCCATCAGACCAGCTTGAGCGCTGATCCTGCTTGCCCGGATCTGATTCTCTTTAACGGCGGCGTGTTCGAATCGACTGTTTTGAAAGACCGCGTTCTGCACACCTTGCGCCACTGGTTTTGCCAGGGATTATCCAGCTCGCAAGCCGCCGAAAAAATCCAGGAACTCGATCATGGTCGGCTCGATCTGGCGGTTGCACGTGGAGCGGCTTACTTTGGGATGGTCAAACGAGGACTGGGAGTCAAGATCGTCGCGGGTCTGGCACGCAGCTACTATCTGCAGCTCGGTGGGAAAACCAACGAAGCTCTCTGCGTTTTGCCAGCCGGTATTGAACCCGGTGCCGAAGTGGATTTGCAGGATCAGCGATTCTGGCTGTTGCTCTCTCAACCCGTCGAGTTTCCTTTATGGTGCTCGAGCACACGACTTACCGATCGGGCCGGGACACTCATCCCGATTGATCGCGAACAACTCACTCCCCTCCCACCCATTCGTACGGTCTTGAAAAGCCGCCGGGAAACAGAAGCCAGTCGGATTCCCGCTCAACTGTCTGCCCGTTTGACAGAATTAGGCACTCTCGATTTAAGCTGTCGAGAATGTGATGGAACCAGATCATGGAATCTGGCCGTTGATGTCCGCAGTGCGACCCATACCGAACTGGCCGCACATCAAGGCCAGGGTGAACAGGCCGGTGTGTTTGAAGATCAACTGCAACAGCAGGCGATGAAATTGATAGAAAACACTTTCCGGCCTACTGACGAACCCCTGCTTCCCCGTGAGTTGATGCCCAGACTTTCTGAAGCCCTCGAAGCGCCCCGTGATTCGTGGTCGCCAGTTCTGCTCAGGTCACTCTGGACAACACTCATGGATGTCGCTGCCCAGCGCAGCCGATCTGCGGCACATGAGGCCCGGTGGCTCAATCTGGTCGGGTTCTGCCTGAGGCCGGGTTATGGCGTCGCCATTGACGACTGGAGAGTTGCCGAAACATGGAAAGCCATTAGTGGCAAGTTAACTCATGCCGACCCTCAGGTTCGAGCTGAAGTGCTGGTTCTCTGGAGGAGAATTTCGGGAGGATTGAATGCCGGCATTCAGCAGGCCATTGCAGCTCCCTATATTTCAATGGTGAAAACGGCTCTCAAACGAGGTCTGGATCACCGGAAATCTGCCAATAAATCGGGGCCGACTTCCCATGAACTCTCAGAAATGATGCGGATGTTCGGTGCCTTTGAAGAACTTTCGAAAACAACTCGAAGTGAATTGGCGGGTCTGGCAGAAGTCTCACTGCAGCAGAAAAACTCACCCATTACGATGGATGCCGCCATCTGGTCGCTGGGCCGGTTTGGCCAGAGAACCCCGGTCTATGGCTCTCTCGACCATGTGCTGAGTCCCGAACGGGTCGAATCGATGCTGGCAGCCTTGATGACTTGTGGCGGGCCGATTGGTCTCGTGGGACTTTCGCTGGCGCAAATCGCCAGACGAACACACGACCGCTATCGCGATCTTCCCCAGGCACTTCGAGAGGAAGTCGTGCAGTGGCTGAATCAACACCCGGAGACGGAAGATCTCGCGAAACTGGTGAAAGAAGGTGGAGAATTCACTCAGGAATCGGCTGGCCAACTGCTGGGAGACCAACTCCCCCCAGGTTTGTCACTGATGTCCTGA
- a CDS encoding family 16 glycoside hydrolase: MHRLLQFLMAQKPMMTPAISAWACFFWLASVSLCVVSSGSELQAEDKADETGFVSIFDGKTLEGWDGNPEFWSVQDGAITGITTAEKPTKGNTFIIWRGGETADFELRLDYKIQGGNSGIQYRSFEVKDQPWVIGGYQADFEAGNTYSGINYGERFRGILALRGQKTVIGENHKPVVKEQFAEGAALQSAIKKDDWNSYRIVARGFQFDHYINDTLMSSVIDEDLKDRRAKGLLALQLHAGPPMKVQFKNIRLKTLDATADKVSSSKEPAKKKVLLLAGNRSHGFGAHDHTAGCTLLARLLNESGLPIEATMHSLQSQGWPSPEVLSAADSIVIYADGGGGHPFNSHLDELQKLVDRGTGIVCIHYGVETVAGKPGQAFLDWTGGYFEPHWSVNPHWTADYKAFPAHPITSGVKPFRINDEWYYHMRFREGMEGVTPILTDLPGPETLKRPDGPHSGNPAVREAIAKGEPQHMAWAHQRANGARGFGCSGGHVHWNWGHPEFRRLFLNGIAWTAQVDVPAGGVPIGQVGVEELLVGHDEQIPENFNKARVEAMLKEWN; this comes from the coding sequence ATGCACAGACTTTTACAGTTTCTTATGGCCCAAAAGCCAATGATGACGCCCGCCATCTCGGCCTGGGCCTGTTTTTTCTGGCTGGCGAGCGTCTCGTTGTGTGTGGTGAGCTCAGGAAGTGAGCTTCAGGCCGAAGACAAAGCGGATGAAACAGGATTTGTTTCGATTTTCGACGGAAAAACTCTCGAAGGATGGGATGGAAATCCAGAATTCTGGAGCGTGCAGGATGGTGCCATTACCGGCATCACAACTGCTGAAAAACCTACCAAGGGAAACACTTTCATTATCTGGCGCGGTGGCGAGACGGCCGACTTCGAACTCCGGCTCGATTACAAAATTCAAGGTGGAAACAGTGGTATTCAGTACCGCAGCTTTGAAGTGAAGGATCAGCCCTGGGTCATCGGTGGGTATCAGGCCGACTTTGAAGCCGGAAACACTTACAGCGGTATTAATTACGGCGAACGTTTCCGAGGGATTTTAGCTCTTCGAGGTCAGAAAACCGTCATTGGCGAGAACCATAAGCCGGTTGTCAAAGAGCAGTTTGCCGAAGGTGCGGCACTGCAAAGTGCCATCAAGAAAGATGACTGGAACTCGTATCGGATTGTGGCCCGGGGTTTTCAGTTTGATCATTACATCAACGACACGTTGATGAGTTCTGTGATTGATGAAGATCTGAAAGATCGACGCGCCAAGGGGCTTCTGGCTTTGCAATTGCATGCCGGGCCACCCATGAAGGTGCAATTCAAGAATATCCGCTTGAAGACACTCGATGCGACTGCTGACAAAGTCTCCAGCAGCAAGGAACCGGCCAAGAAGAAAGTCCTGCTCCTGGCGGGAAATCGCAGCCATGGTTTTGGTGCTCACGACCATACGGCTGGTTGCACATTGCTGGCCCGCCTGCTCAATGAGAGTGGCTTGCCGATTGAAGCCACCATGCATTCGCTGCAATCACAGGGTTGGCCCTCACCTGAGGTGCTGTCTGCTGCCGACTCAATCGTGATTTATGCCGACGGCGGGGGCGGTCATCCCTTTAATTCCCATCTCGATGAATTGCAGAAACTGGTCGATCGAGGGACTGGGATTGTCTGCATTCACTACGGAGTTGAAACTGTTGCCGGCAAGCCCGGGCAGGCTTTTCTGGATTGGACTGGTGGCTACTTCGAGCCTCACTGGTCAGTCAATCCTCACTGGACAGCGGATTACAAGGCTTTCCCAGCGCATCCGATTACTTCAGGGGTCAAGCCATTTCGAATTAACGACGAGTGGTACTACCACATGAGATTTCGCGAAGGGATGGAAGGGGTCACACCAATTCTGACCGATCTCCCCGGGCCTGAGACACTCAAGCGGCCTGATGGTCCTCACAGTGGTAACCCGGCAGTTCGTGAAGCGATTGCCAAAGGTGAGCCACAGCATATGGCGTGGGCTCATCAACGGGCGAATGGTGCTCGCGGGTTTGGATGCAGCGGTGGGCACGTTCACTGGAACTGGGGACATCCCGAGTTTCGCCGACTGTTCCTGAATGGGATTGCCTGGACCGCCCAGGTCGATGTTCCCGCAGGTGGCGTCCCGATTGGTCAGGTCGGCGTGGAAGAGTTACTGGTCGGTCATGATGAGCAGATTCCAGAAAACTTCAACAAAGCTCGTGTTGAAGCCATGCTGAAAGAATGGAATTGA